The following nucleotide sequence is from Vitis vinifera cultivar Pinot Noir 40024 chromosome 14, ASM3070453v1.
CAAGGGCTGCATTGTTTCCGATGAAACATAAAGATCATGaatatgctttaaaaaaataaaaataaaataaaataaaataaaataatcatcaGACCCAATACGCatttccccttttctttttcttcctttcagtGAGTTAATGCTGGTGAGACTGAAGAAGGCTCAAGCTAGCTGCAGCAGTCTTGAGTTTACTCTTGGGAATGGATCTCTAACCTTCATTGATTCTTCCAAACTGCATCCATTACAAGATTAATTAGTGAGCTTCAACTCCATGCACATAGATTAAAacagctatatatatatatatatatattcacatgATAGAAAAGCTTCAATTTCtacaattaaatgaaaaagaaaggatACATATACATGGAATCATGTACTCTTTTTCTGAATCCAATGTAAGATTGTTTGTCATCAGCAATTATATGAGATCATATGTTGAGGCACTCCCATTTGCAAAAGGAATGGAACTTGAGAGGTGAAGAACTGAAGGAGGCAGGCCATTAAGCTATTACCATTAATATTATCAAAATCTGGCTGACCCCATAATAATCTTTCTGTCTTCTTGTTGATTTCTACATGACTCCCTTTGTTTTCCTTTGTCAACAACTGGTTAGAAGGCCCAACATGCGCAACAGGCGTTCTTAGAactggaggaggaggaggatgatGATGCTGCTGATCAAACTGATATGGATACACTGGAATAATATTACTCCCAATCATCGGCTGCTGCAAATGCTGTGAAGGTGTTGGAGGGAGAGGGagattattgttattattttgacAGTGAAACTGCTGTTCTCTGATCATGTGAAGCCTCGCATTTACATGACACAGTTCATCCATTGTCTGCTGCACTTGCTGATAAAGTTGGCGTATTATTCCACAACACCCATGAACAGGGAACCGTTGCCGCATGTTGGACTCGTATATAATAGACTGCATCGCGTCGTGCTTTTGATCGTCATTCactttctttagtattttcatCATATTGCTGACTCCGAATAACCGATGTGCGTTTTGAAACAATTTTGGATTGCTAGCCGGGAAATATGGAGCAAGTGGACACTGATCCGAGCACTTTCTTCTTTGGTATTTGCAAGCGGCGCATGCCTGGCTTGTGCCTCCTTTGACAGTCATACGTACAGGAACTACGCATATGGAGAGCAGCAGAGAGGACAGTGCAGTAAACTTGAGGAAGAAGACGATGGAGGTGGTCGGAGTTGGAGATCGAGATTCCTTCATTAATCAGAACCCTGGTGGTGACGTTGAAAATGGAGATGGAAATGGCAGCATTTAAtcgggaaaaaagaaaaaaaaaatgagactgGAAATGAAGGATCAAAAGGCTCTATTAGGAAAGACCAATTCAAATTCGGAATTAAAAGATTGGCATCGatctaaatttatttcaaatgaaAGTCCTTTTTTGAGCCGTTTGTCTAGTGACAACATCACTCGATCAATCAAGGCGCGGCGCGGCGCGGCGCAACACGGCGTTGGTTCTTCGGAAGGGTAGTTTAGTAATTCGATTGGGTATGTTCCTTTGTGAAGTTACGAGAATGACCCTAGTACAATGATGTGTCGCTTTGTGGATGGGCTATGAGACGTGATACACGGTGGTTTTTGACCGGTTCACTCCACGATGACGTGGCATGTTGCTCGAGCTGAACTGGAACTGGAAGAGAGAGATGGTCATTCTCCCTAAGAAGAATTCACGCTCCACGATGACTctattcaaataaatattatctctttattttaccatttcttttaaactaaaaaaaaatagagaatattatattaACATTTGagtgataaaaattttcatttttaaaatcaatatcaaacaaatcattagaaaaataaagtaattttgtcattttactcttataatttatttatttatttaaattagattaATAAAGAGATTTATACTGATgtatttaggttatgtttggttctcagaaaatttgaaagaaaatacaagggaaagaaaatataaaggaaaagtagaaagaaagaaaaagtgaaggaaaataaaaaaattgattaaaagttgataaattattttttttgttacttcaaactcattttatttattttaacttattaatataaaaattaaataatttaaaaatacataaacttttaattagttttaattatatttgattttctttaatatttttcctataacaaccaaacatgaaaaaatcatttttctttacattttttttattttcttagtatttttgggaaccaaacataaccttaataattctcaaataaatattttcattgataataaaattttaattttgaaaataaaggaTTTATATTGATGTATTtaataattctcaaataaatagTTTCACTGataatacaattttaattttgaaaataaaactagctttatataaaatatgataaaattatatctatttttcaaaaataaaaaactgttagGAATTTTGGTATTgcatgataaatattttttaaatatgaagaattttgaTAGGAATTTTTAGATGTAAAGAATTTTAATTGGGATAATTATATGGATTTTCTCGAGTCATATgaatcttttttctttattttgaaatattatattcgagggaaaatataagaaaaaaaatcaatttttttaaattcatttcacttattataaaggttaaataatttaaaataccaaacataaaaaataaaaataaaaaatcattttttttaaatatttttttattttcttgatattttccATAATCAAACATATTGATATTTGATTAGAGTGATAAGTTTATCGTAGGAATTTCATTACGGAAATATTATACCACCGTTACGGCTTTTCAACGTACCCACCCCTTTATCGTATGTTGCCGTTAAGCTGACTCCGTCAGACAAGACACCACCTCTTATATCAACAAATCGTTAATTTGTTGATGTCACACGTTCATGGAATCAAATTATACCTAATTGCCTTTATTCTAAGTCAACTCAAAGGAACCTTTCGactaattaatcatatttaaatttttatgatattatttttttttaatatttaccaACTATTTCTCAAATTAGATTAgagtttatttaatttaaaattaattttagaattaatatcaaaattatagattatttcttaaattagattagattttatttaatttaaaattaatatcaaattttaataaataaaatggtgtTAACTATCATAATATAACGACCCACTTTTATCGCATAGATTTTAATTActgattaattattattttaaaaattattaatatgatacaaatttaaaagttttattgattaattataatttttaaaaaaaattaattaatataaatgggGTAACTTAACAGCCAAGATAAGAAGatggaaattaattaaatatattctttttaatatttatcaaaatttaatatattttatattatttgatttaaaaaaaaagataatgtgaaataaaattaaaatttaaataagagttaataatttaatttcttaaatcaACTTATTGCCACATGagttaatgatttaatttaaattattaagtatattaaatatattttataaagtaaattaatattacaatttaaaatgaaaaataattttgataaatcaatttaactacttaatataatttaatgacttCATCGTAAATTAAATAATAGAGAGTTCATCGCgcaaatatttaaatcttttttcatccctatttttcttatttttctaaaaatgagaaaaaaaaaacatcgtAATATCCTCACCTTCTTCATACAAACAACCCTTTGTACTTTATAACCAATAACtaatataagaaatttattattcaaatacTAATTTACACTTCTTAACAACATATCGAATccttttcttaaaaacaattatttgttctagattgaaaattttagaacataactttctttttacaaacaaaagagaaaagaaaaataaaatggttgCCTACACGGTTTGAGGGGCAAAAACCCATCCATATTTGTTCAAACTTGTAGGTGAAATTCCTTGTTAATTTCTTGACCATCAATGTTCGAGCATACTATTCCCAAGATTAAGTTGGACCACGTAATGGATAGTTTTTGTGGGGAGAGTTTTCTCCTCCCTATTTTTTCTAATGCTATGTCATTTTATAGCGTTGAATTTTATAAGCTTCACATAACTTTTATGGCTCCTTTTAAGTCTAACTTGTATTCTTACATTACCCTATTAATGATGTGTAATGATAGTTGATCATTTTAAACTGCTTTTAACTTTGTTGATCTACTCAAACTAGCTTAGCCAAATGGCTTTAATGGGCGAAGATAGTCTATGTGGACATAGTCTACCTAAACATAGTTTGTTTGGGTATGATCTGTCTAGAATAGTTTGCTTGGACATAGTCGGCTCAAACATAACTTGTTTGGACATAGTTTATCTAGatggttttattttgtttttttgttttttttttcaatgaagtCTGTCTAGATGGAAAACGTGCTCATTTATTCAGGCACTCTACGTCATACATCCAGACCCTCTCCACTTTAACCAAGGATGTTCCACCACTCCCACAATTGTCCCTCATTTTTTAGTCAAACATTGTAGTGAGTGATATGAAAATCTATGAGAAAAGCATGGGAAAGGCTTTTTATTGCAATTGAGAATTTTTTGCCTTCCTGTTTGACTATATGGGTATTAGTGTCTTCGGTTCAAGGCTCTTACcgtcaggagacttttgctttCTTGTATTCGCGCTTTTAGCTCAAGGCTCTTACTTTAGCcgagaggtttttttttttctagggtCTTTGGCTTATTTTTCATGCTAAGGTTCTCTTTAGCTTATTTTTTAGAGGGTTTCTAGAGAAATCCCAAGTGCCCTGGTTTGGCAATTTCAATGAAGAAGGCTTTTTGAGTAGAAGATTTTGGTTGTAACCACAAAATGAGGAGGAAAAAgtagtagagaaaaaaaatggtgccaCCCCCATCCGAGTTTGGAAGGGTAAAACTAGTTTTGAGCGGGAATATGGCTTTTTGTTAGTTTCTTACAGACATGCCATTGTTGGGCCCTTCCTGTTTTCGTACCTTCTTTCTTTAGCTTTTGTGCCTCCTTCCTTTAACTATTCCTACTAAAAATGTGTTTGGATATCCTCTTTCGTTTAGCTATTCCTGCCAAAAATGGTATGTTTTCAAGTAGGTCCTTCGAAAATTAAGTCGATGTAGTAGATAGCTTTTGTGGGGAGAGTTTTCTCCTCTCATATTTTCTCTAATGTTTTGCCATTTTATggggttgaattttgaaacctTCCCATAACTTTTATGACTCATTTAAGTTTGACTTTTATTCTTACATTACCCTATCAATGATGTGTAATGGTTGAttatttcaaattgtttttaactttgTTGATTTGCTTAGACTAGCTTGGTGAAATAGGCTTTAGTGGGTAAATTCTCATATAGTCATTTACTTGCTAGAATATAGTTTGTTTGGACATTGTCCAAATATAGTTTGTAGACATAATTTGCCTGAAAATAGCATGTTTGGACATAGTCTGTCTGAACATAGCCTACCCTGAACATAACTTGTTTGGACAAATGGACATAATCTGTCTTGACAAAGTCTGCTCGGACATAGTGAATAGTCTGTCTagatgttttttctttatttgggtGAAGTCTCTATCTAGATAGAGGATGTGCTCATCCATCCAAGCATTCTACCTCGTACATTAAAACTCGTTTTCTCCAACTTAACTACGGATGTGTTGCTGTTCCCACAAAGTTGATAGCAGAGTTACTGTGATATCCCATATCGAATAAGGGAAAAAGTTTTTGGCGCTAAGTATTGAACTCCTCTTACCCCTATATAtgcattttaaagtcgtgaaAACCCCTTTGAattcaaaacaaacaatatctaTACGGTTGGGAGtaggtcgttacaaatggtatcagagtcgatcTTCGACCTCAGTATGAGGGTTTGTTTAGTTAGTGAgaggtgtttgtttgtttgacctCATAAtctcatgggacacaacgagaaCGTTGTGTTTGCATTTGAAAATGAAGTGTTTGTGATATCTTATATCTGATAAGAGGAAAAGTTATTGGTGCTATTTAAGTAATAAACTCCTTTTACCTCTATAGACACGCTTTAAAGCCGTGAGAACCTCTTTGAGTTATAAGTAATAATTTTGATAAGTCAATTTaactatttaatataatttaatgacttCATCGTAAACTAAATAATAGTGAGTTCATTCcgcaaatatttaaatattttttcatccctatttttcttattttttaaaaatgacaaaaaacaTCGTAATATCCTCATCTTAATTGTACAAACAACCCACTATCCTTTATAACCAATAActaatataagaaattaattgaattcaaatattaatttacaCTTCTTAACAAGAGATCGAATCCTTCTCTTAAACCCATACAATTATTTATtctatattgaaaattttagaacataattttctttttacaaacaaaagagaaaagaaaaataaaatggttgCCTACACGATTAGAAGGGCAAAAACCCACCCATATTTGTTCAAATTTGTACGTGAAATTCCTTGTTAATTTCTTGACCTTCAATGTTCGAGTAGACTATTCCAAAGATTAAGTTGGACCACGTAATAGATAGCTTTTGTGGGGAGAGTTTTctcttccttgttttttttaatgctatGCCATTTTATAGGGTTGAATTTTATAATCTTCACATAACTTTTATGGCTCCATTAAGTCTAACTTTTATTCTTACATTACCCTATTAATGATGTGTAATGATAGTTGGTCATTTTAAACTGCTTTTAACTTTGTTGATCTACTCGAACTAGCTTAGCCAAATGGCTTTAGTCATTTTAATCTGCTTTTATTCTTAcataactttctttttttctcagtGAAGTTTGTCTAGATGGAGGACGTGCTCATTTATCCAAGCACTCTATGTCATACATCCAGACTAGCTCTCTCCACCTTAACCAAGGATATTCCACCACTCCCACAATTGCCCCTCATTTTTTAGTCAAACATTGTAGTGAGTGATATGAAAATATATGCGAAAAGAATGGGAAAGGCTTTTTATTGCAATTAGGAAGTTTTTGCCTTCTTGTTTGACTATATGGGTATTAGTGCCTTTGGTTCAAGGCTCTTACTATAAGAAGACTTTTACCTTCTTGTATTCGTGTCTTTGGCTCAAGGCTCTTCCTTTAGCcgagaggtttttttttttctagggtCTTTGGCTTATTTTTCATGCTAGGGTTCTCTTTGGTCTATTTTTCAAAGGGTTTCTATAGAGATCCCAAGTGCCCTGGTTTGGCAACTTCAAGGAAGAGGCTTTTTGAGTAGAAGATTTTGGTTGCAACCATaaaatgaagaggaaaaaggtagagaaaaaaaatggcacCACCTCCATATGAGTTTGGAAGGGTAAAACTATTTTTGAGTGGAGATATGGCTTTTTGCTAGTTTCCTACAAACATGCCATTGTTAGACCCTTGCTATTTTTGTACCTTCTTTCCTTAGCTTTCATGCCTCATTCCTTTAACTATTCCTACTAAAAATGTGTGTCTGGATATCCTCTTTCCTTTAGCTATTCATGCCAAAAAAGGGTGTGTCTTCAAGTAGGCCCCTTGGAAAATTAAGTCAATGTAATGGATAACTTTTGTGGGGAGCGTTTTCTCTTCCCTATTTTCTCTAATGTTTTACCATTTTATAGGGTTAAATTTTGAAACCTTCCCATAACTTCTATGACTCATTTAAGTTTGACCTTTATTCTTATGTTACTCTATCAATGATGTGTAATGATTGatcatttcaaattatttttaactttgttGATTTGCTCAGACTAGCTTGGTGAAATAGACTTTAGTGGGTAAATTCTCATATGATCATTTACTTTCGAGAATCTACTTTGTTTGGACATGATCTGTCCAAACATAGTCTGTGTAGACATAGTTTGTTCGAACATAGCATGTTTGGACATTATCTATTTGAACATTGACTACCTTAGGCATAACCTGTTTGGACATATGGACATAATCTGTTTGGACAAAGTCTACTTGGACATAGTGAATAGTCTATTTGGatgtttttttctattttgggtGAAGTCTATCTGGATGGAGGATGTGTTCATCCATCCAAGCATTCTATCTCGTACATCAAAACCCGTTCTCTCCAACTTAATTAGGGATGTGTTGCCACTCCCACAAAGTTTTGAAGTTCGTGTGGGTCAACCGAGTGTAGAGGGGAAAGTGCTCTTGAAAAAGGATAAAGGAGAATAGAAGAAGCAAAACCAAGCTTTTGAAGAGGAGGGCTGGGCTGAATTGGGTGTGGGGTCTAAGGCTGCCCCTACATACTGGGAGTATATATACTTTCAATCGGAGGAAGCTGCAATGTGGGAAAAGAGATTGAGGTTAGTACAGCTGAGATCGATCGTTAGTGACTGATGAAGCTTAGATTTAAGACGGAAGGGAATGTGAAAAGCtagagtgtttttttttctctttctttatcTCTCTCTTTTAATTCCCATATTcgtttagaattaatttatcttttttgttttggtaaATGCTAGTCGTATCATGTATGCTGtatatgaataattttattgtggAATATTTTGTTAGGTAAAGAAGGAGTTTTGATTAGTTTGGAAATCTCATGGAAACTATATATCATGACTTTTGGATGGATTGAGTCAAGTCAAACTCGAGTTtacatcaaatttaattaatatttagttCAAACTTAAATCTATCCTGACTTTTAAACTCTAAATTTTAGGATGGGATGGGTTGGATCTAGCTTCGCCCAATTTCAAAAGGCCGGCCAAGCCCAAGAACCTGATCCGCTCCAACCCCAATCTACTCGAAATGGTCAGAACCTAATGGGCAAcctaaatgttaaaaatggaattcttggtaaggaaaaaaaaattggtaaacTCGTTCACTTTgaacttttaagtattaagaagtaaattttcttttcacttttctttttaacCTTAATTTAACCCATTGTTTGGCAGGTGGGAAAATCATGGTAGCAGAAGAAcctagaagaaagaaaattgacttttttttttaaatacgcGTCCCATGTCGAAACTTCTCTGCTAAGTCATCTCATTCATCTCCCTACAACTCTCTTTCCATACTCCTCCTTCCGTTAATCCTCGCATATATACTCCTCAGAATTCATCTCTCCACCTCAGATTCCGTTTCTTGGCTCATAAGCATTCATAAAGAACACAACACTATGGAGTTCTTCAACAATGCTAAAGCTATCAGACTCAGAAG
It contains:
- the LOC104881687 gene encoding LOB domain-containing protein 27 — protein: MKESRSPTPTTSIVFFLKFTALSSLLLSICVVPVRMTVKGGTSQACAACKYQRRKCSDQCPLAPYFPASNPKLFQNAHRLFGVSNMMKILKKVNDDQKHDAMQSIIYESNMRQRFPVHGCCGIIRQLYQQVQQTMDELCHVNARLHMIREQQFHCQNNNNNLPLPPTPSQHLQQPMIGSNIIPVYPYQFDQQHHHPPPPPVLRTPVAHVGPSNQLLTKENKGSHVEINKKTERLLWGQPDFDNINVWKNQ